A single region of the Oreochromis niloticus isolate F11D_XX linkage group LG19, O_niloticus_UMD_NMBU, whole genome shotgun sequence genome encodes:
- the cga gene encoding glycoprotein hormones alpha chain isoform X1 has protein sequence MIIATTAMGSLKSPGLSLLLLSFLLYIADSYPNIDLSNMGCEECTLRKNNLFSRDRPVYQCMGCCFSRAYPTPLRAMKTMNIPKNITSEATCCVARHSYEIEIAGIKVRNHTDCHCSTCYFHKI, from the exons ATG ATAATTGCTACAACCGCCATGGGCTCACTGAAATCACCTGGACTGTCCCTTCTGCTGCTGTCTTTTCTTCTTTACATAGCTGATTCCTATCCCAACATTGATTTATCAAACA TGGGCTGTGAAGAATGCACGTTGAGAAAGAACAATCTTTTCTCAAGGGATCGTCCGGTTTACCAGTGCATGGGCTGCTGCTTCTCCAGAGCATACCCAACACCTCTCAGAGCCATGAAGACAATGAATATCCCAAAAAACATCACCTCAGAGGCGACGTGCTGCGTCGCAAGGCACAGCTACGAG ATCGAGATAGCTGGCATTAAGGTGAGAAACCATACAGACTGCCATTGCAGCACCTGTTACTTTCATAAGATATGA
- the cga gene encoding glycoprotein hormones alpha chain precursor (The RefSeq protein has 1 substitution compared to this genomic sequence): protein MGSLKSPGLSLLLLSFLLYIADSYPNIDLSNMGCEECTLRKNNLFSRDRPVYQCMGCCFSRAYPTPLRATKTMNIPKNITSEATCCVARHSYEIEIAGIKVRNHTDCHCSTCYFHKI from the exons ATGGGCTCACTGAAATCACCTGGACTGTCCCTTCTGCTGCTGTCTTTTCTTCTTTACATAGCTGATTCCTATCCCAACATTGATTTATCAAACA TGGGCTGTGAAGAATGCACGTTGAGAAAGAACAATCTTTTCTCAAGGGATCGTCCGGTTTACCAGTGCATGGGCTGCTGCTTCTCCAGAGCATACCCAACACCTCTCAGAGCCATGAAGACAATGAATATCCCAAAAAACATCACCTCAGAGGCGACGTGCTGCGTCGCAAGGCACAGCTACGAG ATCGAGATAGCTGGCATTAAGGTGAGAAACCATACAGACTGCCATTGCAGCACCTGTTACTTTCATAAGATATGA